Proteins from a single region of Thunnus maccoyii chromosome 23, fThuMac1.1, whole genome shotgun sequence:
- the LOC121890796 gene encoding solute carrier organic anion transporter family member 1C1-like, translating into MFFRYKYETSVSHSTGVNSTESILPCMSNHSMIDADETPDLASRTACEKAAGSSMWIYVFLGNMLRGIGETPIMPLGVSYLDDFSREENTPFYLACIHTVGILGPMFGFMLGSFLAKIYVDIGSVDLDSVTINHKDSRWVGAWWLGFIVTGTVILLSSIPFWFLPKSLPKQGQEQSQAQSKGTELATVAEQENFLPEENQDHEEKEKPVTFQELAKDFIPSLKRLFRNSIFSLMILTYLVAVNGFIGMITFKPKYLEQIYGQSASKAIFLIGILNLPAVALGIITGGFVLKRFKLGIIGAARVSVAASFGSFCLFCVQVFIHCENAEVAGLTVSYQGVPEVSYNQQTLLSQCNMGCSCSMKHWDPVCAYNGMTYASPCLAGCQTSSGIGKEMVFHNCSCVGEMMSPGMNMSAVLGQCTRKSDCDRIFKIYMALSVLGSFISACGGTPGYIVLLRSIQQDLKSLALGMQTLIVRTLGGIPPPIYFGALIDRTCLKWGTKQCGGQGACRLYDATAFRITFMGLITGLYFLSNTLWGCLYLKIVKRQKKLALRNQAKENGLEGNGVNGHANINIAKSTEDTDKESTI; encoded by the exons ATGTTTTTCAGATATAAATATGAGACCAGTGTGTCTCACAGCACTGGTGTCAACAGCACTGAGAGCATCCTGCCCTGTATGTCCAACCACAGCATGATTGATGCAGATGAGACACCTGATTTAGCGTCCAGAACAG CTTGTGAAAAGGCAGCTGGCTCGTCCATGTGGATTTATGTTTTCCTGGGAAACATGTTGCGTGGGATTGGAGAGACTCCCATCATGCCTCTGGGAGTGTCTTACCTGGATGACTTCTCTAGAGAGGAGAACACTCCGTTCTATTTAG cctgcatCCATACAGTGGGAATCTTAGGACCTATGTTTGGGTTTATGCTCGGATCCTTCCTTGCCAAGATCTACGTGGACATTGGATCTGTGGATTTAG ACAGTGTGACCATTAACCATAAGGATTCCCGCTGGGTGGGGGCCTGGTGGCTGGGCTTCATAGTGACAGGCACAGTGATCCTGCTGTCAAGTATCCCCTTCTGGTTCCTGCCAAAGTCTCTGCCCAAGCAGGGGCAAGAGCAGAGCCAGGCACAGAGTAAAGGCACAGAGCTCGCCACAGTAGCAGAACAGGAGAATTTCCTGCCAGAGGAAAACCAGGAtcatgaggagaaagagaagccAGTTACATTCCAGGAGCTGGCTAAAG ACTTCATTCCATCTCTGAAGAGACTCTTCAGGAACAGCATCTTCTCACTGATGATCCTCACTTACCTGGTGGCTGTCAACGGCTTCATCGGCATGATCACCTTCAAGCCGAAGTATTTGGAACAAATCTACGGCCAATCTGCCTCCAAGGCCATTTTCCTTATAG GTATACTGAACCTGCCAGCAGTAGCTTTGGGCATCATCACCGGAGGTTTCGTGCTAAAGCGTTTTAAACTGGGCATCATTGGAGCAGCCAGGGTGTCTGTAGCTGCCTCTTTCGGATCGTTTTGTCTGTTTTGCGTTCAGGTCTTCATCCACTGTGAAAATGCAGAGGTGGCTGGTCTCACTGTCTCATATCAAGG GGTTCCTGAAGTGTCCTACAACCAACAGACTTTGCTGTCACAGTGCAACATGGGCTGCTCCTGCTCAATGAAGCACTGGGACCCAGTATGCGCCTACAATGGCATGACGTATGCCTCTCCCTGCCTGGCTGGCTGCCAGACCTCCTCTGGCATTGGCAAGGAAATG GTGTTTCATAACTGTTCCTGTGTTGGGGAGATGATGAGTCCAGGCATGAACATGTCTGCAGTGCTGGGCCAGTGCACCAGGAAGAGTGACTGTGATCGTATATTCAAAATCTACATGGCTTTGTCCGTACTGGGATCCTTCATATCTGCCTGTGGAGGCACGCCGGGATACATTGTACTGCTCAG GTCCATACAGCAAGACCTGAAGTCATTGGCCTTGGGAATGCAGACACTGATTGTAAGAACTCTGG gggGCATCCCTCCTCCTATATATTTCGGAGCACTCATTGATCGGACCTGTTTGAAGTGGGGCACCAAACAGTGTGGAGGTCAAGGAGCATGTAGACTCTATGACGCTACTGCATTTAG AATTACATTTATGGGGCTGATTACTGGACTCTACTTCCTGTCCAACACGCTGTGGGGATGCCTCTACCTGAAAATCGTCAAGAGACAGAAGAAGTTGGCTCTCAGGAATCAAGCCAAAGAAAATGGACTGGAGGGTAACGGAGTCAATGGACACGCCAATATCAACATTGCCAAAAGCACAGAAGATACAGACAAAGAAAGCACAATTTAA